A single region of the Streptomyces caelestis genome encodes:
- a CDS encoding twin-arginine translocase TatA/TatE family subunit: MFGLSELAILLIVVIAVIGARKLPELARSAGKSARILKAEARAAKDEEAGAGAAPRVVQGEIVPPGTGTTPPGARAADAPDPR; encoded by the coding sequence ATGTTCGGACTGAGCGAGCTCGCGATCCTCCTCATTGTCGTCATAGCCGTGATCGGAGCCAGGAAGCTGCCCGAACTGGCCCGGTCGGCCGGCAAGTCCGCCCGCATCCTCAAGGCCGAGGCACGCGCCGCGAAGGACGAGGAGGCCGGGGCGGGCGCCGCGCCACGGGTGGTCCAGGGCGAGATCGTCCCACCGGGCACCGGCACGACCCCGCCCGGCGCGCGGGCCGCGGACGCCCCGGACCCCCGCTGA
- a CDS encoding carbohydrate ABC transporter permease has product MTDTVVRTRKPAAQGAPKGVGRLPRAAVHHPWWFALPAIVVFAGFFLVPNLLNFYYPFTNWSSYHADIAFTGLDNFQTIAEDGSLLRAIRTTLVYALLAALFQNGFGLVLALLLEDDSRFNRFFRAVFFLPVLISALATGYVFQALLDQDGAVNSVLGTDIPWLGSTTWTLVIVTLIHGWKWMGLSMLIYLAGLKGIPGEMLEAAKCDGAGPWRTFWSVRWPMLAPAVTFNVTTALIGSMNTFDIVQATTGGGPAASTEVFNIYMFRVFGQGLYAQASTMSLVLFLIVVALAIPLVFGLRRREQLL; this is encoded by the coding sequence ATGACGGACACGGTCGTACGTACGCGCAAGCCGGCTGCACAAGGCGCACCGAAGGGCGTGGGTCGGCTGCCACGCGCCGCCGTGCACCACCCCTGGTGGTTCGCGCTCCCCGCGATCGTCGTCTTCGCGGGCTTCTTCCTGGTGCCCAACCTGCTGAACTTCTACTACCCGTTCACCAACTGGTCCTCGTACCACGCGGACATCGCCTTCACGGGCCTGGACAACTTCCAGACCATCGCCGAGGACGGCTCGCTGCTGCGGGCGATCCGGACAACCCTGGTGTACGCGCTGCTGGCGGCGCTGTTCCAGAACGGCTTCGGGCTCGTTCTGGCGCTGCTGCTGGAGGACGACAGCCGCTTCAACCGGTTCTTCCGTGCCGTGTTCTTCCTGCCGGTGCTGATCTCGGCGCTGGCGACGGGTTACGTCTTCCAGGCGCTGCTCGACCAGGACGGGGCCGTCAACTCCGTTCTGGGCACGGACATCCCGTGGCTGGGCTCGACGACCTGGACGCTGGTGATCGTCACGCTGATCCACGGGTGGAAGTGGATGGGCCTGTCGATGCTCATCTACCTGGCCGGTCTCAAAGGCATCCCCGGCGAGATGCTGGAGGCCGCGAAGTGCGACGGCGCGGGTCCCTGGCGGACCTTCTGGTCGGTGCGCTGGCCGATGCTGGCGCCGGCCGTCACCTTCAACGTCACCACCGCGCTGATCGGTTCGATGAACACCTTCGACATCGTGCAGGCCACCACAGGCGGCGGCCCCGCGGCCTCCACGGAGGTGTTCAACATCTACATGTTCCGCGTCTTCGGGCAAGGGCTGTACGCCCAAGCCTCCACGATGAGTTTGGTGCTCTTCCTCATCGTGGTGGCCTTGGCGATCCCGCTTGTCTTCGGCTTGCGTCGAAGGGAGCAGCTGCTTTGA
- a CDS encoding ABC transporter substrate-binding protein, which yields MNRRALPALALICAAGLAATACSDPTAGDSGSDGSDAKRAAVNPTAQLDGVKLTMWTAQNTVNAPKQVIDAFEKATGAKVDTQAIPDLYEQNVPTKLASGDRPDLMFWQPSISTLPFIQPKQNLLTLDGEPWEAKLGDTERSLGVIDGKRYAAIVTSPAMLGVYYNKDVFKQAGLSEKDFPKTYDELLALGRKVVDKTDAAAFYEAGGDKWPLQWQMQVQLTDLDRQWWADLNAGKKKWTDPVVVGAIKKYKEKLLDAGLAQKNYRTGTFTGQADALWKGDAGMVLNVTSFQSQLQAKYSTAELDKKIGWFPVANSSATGLYSPDQTNGVVAFKTGDDKRQNAARQFLAFWLGPDYPDYIKTMKIPSVQPSVPTPDGLPETSKAQTAALPKAIGVFQAKAIVAPDTHLYLADMIFGKKSPQQVAQAIQDQFAQVAKAQGAPGF from the coding sequence ATGAACAGAAGAGCCCTCCCCGCCCTGGCGCTGATATGTGCCGCCGGCCTGGCCGCCACCGCGTGCAGCGACCCCACCGCCGGGGACTCCGGTTCGGACGGTTCGGACGCCAAGCGGGCGGCGGTGAATCCGACCGCCCAGCTGGACGGCGTGAAGCTGACCATGTGGACCGCGCAGAACACCGTGAACGCGCCCAAGCAGGTCATCGACGCCTTCGAGAAGGCCACCGGTGCCAAGGTCGACACCCAGGCGATCCCGGACCTCTACGAGCAGAACGTGCCGACGAAGCTGGCCTCCGGCGACCGCCCCGACCTGATGTTCTGGCAGCCGTCCATCTCCACGCTGCCGTTCATCCAGCCGAAGCAGAACCTCCTGACCCTCGACGGGGAGCCGTGGGAGGCCAAGCTCGGCGACACCGAGAGGTCCCTCGGCGTCATCGACGGCAAGCGGTACGCGGCGATCGTCACCAGCCCCGCCATGCTCGGCGTCTACTACAACAAGGACGTCTTCAAGCAGGCCGGGCTGAGCGAGAAGGACTTCCCCAAAACCTACGACGAGCTGCTCGCGCTCGGCCGCAAGGTCGTCGACAAGACCGACGCGGCCGCCTTCTACGAGGCCGGCGGCGACAAGTGGCCGCTCCAGTGGCAGATGCAGGTCCAGCTCACCGACCTGGACCGGCAGTGGTGGGCCGACCTGAACGCCGGCAAGAAGAAGTGGACCGACCCGGTCGTCGTCGGCGCGATCAAGAAGTACAAGGAGAAGCTGCTCGACGCGGGGCTCGCCCAGAAGAACTACCGGACGGGCACCTTCACCGGGCAGGCCGACGCGCTGTGGAAGGGCGACGCCGGCATGGTCCTCAACGTCACGTCGTTCCAGAGCCAGTTGCAGGCCAAGTACTCCACCGCCGAGCTCGACAAGAAGATCGGCTGGTTCCCGGTCGCCAACTCCTCGGCCACCGGCCTGTACTCCCCCGACCAGACCAACGGTGTCGTCGCCTTCAAGACCGGTGACGACAAGCGGCAGAACGCGGCCCGGCAGTTCCTCGCCTTCTGGCTCGGGCCGGACTACCCGGACTACATCAAGACGATGAAGATCCCGTCCGTGCAGCCGTCCGTGCCCACCCCCGACGGACTGCCCGAGACGTCCAAGGCCCAGACGGCGGCCCTGCCCAAGGCCATCGGCGTCTTCCAGGCCAAGGCGATCGTCGCCCCCGACACCCACCTCTACCTCGCCGACATGATCTTCGGCAAGAAGAGCCCGCAGCAGGTCGCGCAGGCGATCCAGGACCAGTTCGCGCAGGTGGCCAAGGCCCAGGGCGCGCCCGGGTTCTGA
- a CDS encoding BlaI/MecI/CopY family transcriptional regulator: MADPRQRPRRGQGELEALVLSALREADGPATAGWVQERLGGDLAYTTVITILTRLLGKGAVTRERVGRSFAWTPASDHAGLAARKMRKVLDAESDREAVLASFLTGLGPDDERLLRDLLDQAHGEGEG, from the coding sequence GTGGCGGATCCCCGGCAGCGTCCCCGGCGGGGGCAGGGCGAGCTGGAGGCGCTGGTGCTGTCGGCCCTGCGGGAGGCGGACGGTCCGGCGACGGCCGGCTGGGTGCAGGAACGCCTCGGCGGTGACCTCGCGTACACGACGGTGATCACGATCCTGACCCGGCTGCTGGGCAAGGGCGCGGTCACTCGGGAGCGGGTGGGCCGGTCCTTCGCCTGGACGCCCGCCTCGGACCACGCGGGCCTGGCCGCCCGCAAGATGCGCAAGGTGCTGGACGCCGAGAGCGACCGCGAGGCCGTGCTGGCCAGCTTCCTCACCGGCCTCGGCCCTGACGACGAACGGCTGCTGCGTGACCTGCTGGATCAGGCCCACGGCGAGGGGGAAGGCTGA
- a CDS encoding CBM35 domain-containing protein, whose amino-acid sequence MAATLPAAGPAAAADPQRLTVDLNASEGPVMLGANGSLYGVSDDGVPSDAAMEPLKITSISQKPEGGAQHPNGDALTVSKSFFRNGGGEINVMMQDVYAKWPYEDLGIDDYLPKVDKIAKEVSADPNSDRFVYIPFNEPDQIWYKLDVADQAQYEKNRDRFFKDWKTVYQRIRAIDPDARIAGPNEAAYHTRLLKDFLAFAKRENVLPQIMTWHELGSGSLRDFQAHYDDYRKLEREAGIAPLKINIDEYANRRDLSVPGQLVQWVSMFERNKVYANMAYWDAAGNLSGHVVRSNIPNGGWWLFRWYAGMTGNTVKVTPPQPNTIDTLQGLASLDTSRRQAQVLLGGSAGDSDVVVQGVPRSVFGRTVTATVAEAAWSGYEGQHAAPRVLARTKVKVADDGSVTVPLRGLHKMSAYRVVLTPGGSGTPSAASVPWSASYEAEDAAITDGKVYTQGTVQNANGYAASGTKDVGSLNQPGSKVAFSVTVPKDGQYDLAILYGNQSGGPATQKLSVDGGDPVTVTYPSTENWTYRAKKDVSVQLKAGTHQLTLSKGDAEVTLDRIDLTTRTGAPSASYEATLADISGKPSYDYTSSAGVGTGALVLRSGDKAVFDVYAPRDGYYTVVPRTSAVVKLSLHGETVTAAPGRPLRLYLVAGNNRIAMTSGHSAVRSLDVSGDGSAVGTLSYEGAKATLAGGAKLVDSPHASAGSYVGWLGNSSSSTAEFAVDAPRSGRYLLVVHYAHNDRRDNGHAYNTDIMSRTADITVGTADPVKVTFKNTWSWDDYWTVGVPVDLAKGANKVTFGNASAWAPNIDRIELGRVVG is encoded by the coding sequence ATGGCAGCCACCCTCCCCGCGGCCGGTCCCGCCGCCGCGGCCGATCCACAGCGCCTCACCGTCGACCTCAACGCCTCCGAGGGCCCGGTGATGCTCGGCGCCAACGGTTCGCTGTACGGGGTCAGCGACGACGGGGTGCCCAGCGACGCCGCGATGGAGCCCCTGAAGATCACGAGCATCTCGCAGAAGCCGGAGGGCGGCGCCCAGCACCCCAACGGCGACGCGCTCACCGTCTCCAAGTCGTTCTTCCGCAACGGCGGCGGCGAGATCAACGTGATGATGCAGGACGTCTACGCCAAGTGGCCGTACGAGGACCTCGGCATCGACGACTACCTCCCCAAGGTCGACAAGATCGCCAAGGAGGTCTCGGCCGACCCGAACAGCGACCGCTTCGTCTACATCCCGTTCAACGAGCCCGACCAGATCTGGTACAAGCTCGACGTCGCCGACCAGGCACAGTACGAGAAGAACCGCGACCGGTTCTTCAAGGACTGGAAGACGGTGTACCAGCGCATCCGCGCGATCGACCCGGACGCACGGATCGCCGGCCCCAACGAAGCCGCCTACCACACCCGCCTGTTGAAGGACTTCCTCGCCTTCGCCAAGCGGGAGAACGTGCTCCCTCAGATAATGACCTGGCACGAACTGGGCTCCGGTTCGCTGCGCGACTTCCAGGCGCACTACGACGACTACCGCAAGCTGGAGCGCGAGGCGGGCATAGCCCCGCTGAAGATCAACATCGACGAGTACGCCAACCGCCGCGACCTGTCCGTGCCCGGGCAACTCGTGCAGTGGGTCTCGATGTTCGAGCGCAACAAGGTGTACGCCAACATGGCGTACTGGGACGCGGCCGGCAATCTCAGCGGCCACGTCGTGCGCTCCAACATCCCCAACGGCGGCTGGTGGCTCTTCCGCTGGTACGCGGGCATGACCGGGAACACCGTGAAGGTGACGCCGCCGCAGCCCAACACCATCGATACCCTCCAGGGGCTCGCCTCCCTCGACACCTCCCGCCGCCAGGCGCAGGTCCTGCTCGGCGGCTCCGCGGGTGACTCGGACGTGGTCGTGCAGGGCGTCCCCCGGTCGGTGTTCGGCCGTACGGTCACCGCGACCGTCGCCGAGGCCGCCTGGTCCGGTTACGAGGGGCAGCACGCGGCGCCGCGGGTCCTCGCGCGCACCAAGGTGAAGGTCGCGGACGACGGTTCGGTGACCGTCCCGCTGCGCGGGCTGCACAAGATGTCGGCCTACCGGGTCGTCCTCACCCCCGGCGGCTCCGGCACCCCGTCCGCCGCCTCCGTGCCGTGGTCGGCGTCGTACGAGGCCGAGGACGCGGCGATCACCGACGGCAAGGTCTACACGCAGGGCACGGTCCAGAACGCCAACGGCTACGCGGCCTCCGGCACCAAGGACGTCGGCTCGCTCAACCAGCCCGGCAGCAAGGTCGCCTTCTCGGTGACGGTCCCGAAGGACGGCCAGTACGACCTGGCGATCCTGTACGGCAACCAGTCCGGCGGCCCCGCCACGCAGAAGCTGTCGGTCGACGGCGGCGACCCGGTGACGGTCACCTACCCCTCCACGGAGAACTGGACGTACCGCGCCAAGAAGGACGTCAGCGTCCAGCTCAAGGCGGGCACGCACCAGCTGACCCTGTCCAAGGGCGACGCCGAGGTCACCCTGGACCGGATCGACCTGACCACGCGGACGGGCGCGCCCTCCGCCTCGTACGAGGCCACGCTGGCGGACATCAGCGGCAAGCCGTCCTACGACTACACCTCGTCGGCCGGGGTGGGCACGGGCGCTCTGGTCCTGCGCTCCGGTGACAAGGCGGTGTTCGACGTCTACGCCCCGCGCGACGGCTACTACACGGTGGTGCCGCGGACCTCGGCGGTGGTGAAGCTCTCGCTGCATGGGGAGACGGTCACGGCCGCGCCCGGCCGTCCGCTGCGGCTCTACCTGGTCGCGGGCAACAACCGGATCGCGATGACGTCGGGCCACTCCGCCGTCCGCTCCCTCGACGTCTCCGGCGACGGCTCGGCCGTCGGCACCCTCTCCTACGAGGGCGCCAAGGCCACGCTCGCCGGCGGCGCCAAGCTCGTCGACTCCCCGCACGCGTCCGCCGGCTCCTACGTCGGCTGGCTCGGCAACAGCTCCTCCAGCACTGCCGAGTTCGCGGTGGACGCGCCCCGGTCCGGCCGCTACCTGCTGGTCGTCCACTACGCGCACAACGACCGCCGGGACAACGGCCACGCCTACAACACGGACATCATGTCCCGTACGGCGGACATCACGGTCGGGACCGCGGACCCGGTGAAGGTCACCTTCAAGAACACCTGGAGCTGGGACGACTACTGGACCGTCGGTGTCCCGGTCGATCTGGCGAAGGGCGCGAACAAGGTGACGTTCGGCAACGCGAGTGCCTGGGCGCCGAACATCGACCGGATCGAGCTGGGCCGGGTCGTGGGCTGA
- the htpG gene encoding molecular chaperone HtpG has product MTTETFEFQVEARQLLQLMIHSVYSNKDVFLRELVSNASDALDKLRLEKLRDDSLDADVSDLHIEIDVDKEARTLTVRDNGIGMSYDEVGQLIGTIANSGTATFLKELREAQDAANAEGLIGQFGVGFYSGFMVADEVTLVTRRAGEGQGTRWTSCGESTYTLEKVDDAPQGTSVTLHLKPADPENQLHDYTSPWTIKQIVKRYSDFITWPIRMVPEAGDGEDAPEPETLNSMKALWARSRDEVSDDEYHELYKHISHDWREPLETIRLQAEGTFEYQALLFVPSHAPHDLFTRDFKRGVQLYVKRVFIMDDCEALLPPYLRFVKGVVDAQDLSLNVSREILQQDRHIRMMQRRLTKKVLSTIKEIKTKDADRYATFWREFGTVLKEGLVTDSENRDAILAVASFATTHAEDEPTTLAQYVERMKDGQDDIYYITGESRQSIENSPHMEAFRDKGIEVLLLTDAVDEVWVDAVGEYEGKKLRSVAKGEIDLDGEDGEKADGEREKQAEEYAGLLGWMREQLDEDIKEVRLSSRLTVSPACVVSDAHDLTPALENMYRAMGQEVPRTKRILELNPGHPLVKNLNQAYGEREDRSGLVESAELLHTLAVLAEGGQPKDPARFVKLVADRLERTL; this is encoded by the coding sequence ATGACGACCGAAACGTTTGAGTTCCAGGTAGAGGCACGTCAGCTGCTCCAGCTGATGATCCACTCGGTCTACTCGAACAAGGATGTCTTCCTGCGGGAGCTTGTCTCCAACGCCTCCGACGCGCTGGACAAGCTGCGCCTGGAGAAGCTGCGGGACGACTCGCTCGACGCCGACGTGTCCGACCTGCACATCGAGATCGACGTCGACAAGGAGGCCCGGACCCTCACCGTGCGGGACAACGGCATCGGGATGTCGTACGACGAGGTCGGACAGCTCATCGGCACCATCGCCAACTCCGGTACGGCCACCTTCCTGAAGGAGCTGCGGGAGGCCCAGGACGCGGCCAATGCCGAGGGGCTCATCGGCCAGTTCGGCGTCGGCTTCTACTCCGGCTTCATGGTGGCGGACGAGGTGACGCTGGTGACCCGGCGCGCCGGCGAGGGCCAGGGGACCCGCTGGACGTCCTGCGGCGAGTCCACGTACACGCTGGAGAAGGTCGACGACGCGCCGCAGGGCACCTCCGTCACGCTCCATCTCAAGCCCGCCGACCCGGAGAACCAGCTCCACGACTACACCTCGCCGTGGACGATCAAGCAGATCGTCAAGCGGTACTCGGACTTCATCACCTGGCCGATCCGGATGGTCCCGGAGGCGGGCGACGGCGAGGACGCGCCCGAGCCCGAGACGCTGAACTCGATGAAGGCCCTGTGGGCGCGGTCGCGCGACGAGGTGTCCGACGACGAGTACCACGAGCTGTACAAGCACATCAGCCACGACTGGCGCGAGCCGCTGGAGACGATCCGGCTCCAGGCCGAGGGCACCTTCGAGTACCAGGCCCTGCTCTTCGTCCCCTCGCACGCCCCGCACGACCTGTTCACGCGGGACTTCAAGCGCGGCGTCCAGCTGTATGTGAAGCGCGTCTTCATCATGGACGACTGCGAGGCGCTGCTGCCGCCCTACCTCCGCTTCGTCAAGGGCGTCGTCGACGCGCAGGACCTCTCGCTCAACGTCTCCCGCGAGATCCTCCAGCAGGACCGGCACATCCGGATGATGCAGCGCCGGCTGACGAAGAAGGTCCTGTCCACGATCAAGGAGATCAAGACCAAGGACGCCGACCGCTACGCGACGTTCTGGCGCGAGTTCGGCACCGTCCTGAAGGAGGGCCTGGTCACCGACTCCGAGAACCGGGACGCCATCCTCGCCGTCGCGTCGTTCGCGACCACGCACGCCGAGGACGAGCCGACCACGCTCGCGCAGTACGTGGAGCGGATGAAGGACGGCCAGGACGACATCTACTACATCACCGGCGAGTCCCGGCAGAGCATCGAGAACTCCCCGCACATGGAGGCGTTCCGGGACAAGGGCATCGAGGTCCTGCTGCTCACCGACGCGGTCGACGAGGTGTGGGTCGACGCCGTCGGCGAGTACGAGGGCAAGAAGCTGCGCTCCGTCGCCAAGGGCGAGATCGACCTCGACGGCGAGGACGGCGAGAAGGCCGACGGGGAGCGGGAGAAGCAGGCCGAGGAGTACGCCGGTCTGCTCGGCTGGATGCGGGAGCAGCTGGACGAGGACATCAAGGAGGTGCGTCTGTCGTCGCGGCTCACCGTCTCCCCGGCCTGTGTCGTCTCGGACGCGCACGACCTGACCCCGGCCCTGGAGAACATGTACCGGGCGATGGGCCAGGAGGTGCCGCGCACCAAGCGGATCCTCGAACTCAACCCCGGCCACCCGCTGGTGAAGAACCTGAATCAGGCGTACGGGGAGCGCGAGGACCGCTCGGGTCTCGTCGAGTCCGCCGAGCTGCTCCACACGCTGGCGGTGCTCGCCGAGGGCGGTCAGCCCAAGGACCCCGCACGCTTCGTCAAGCTCGTGGCCGACCGCCTGGAGCGCACGCTGTAG
- a CDS encoding sporulation protein → MVFKRLLGALGVGGPTVDTVLDPAPVRPGGTLTGEVRLEGGKADFDIEHITLELVARVEAEHEGGESEGVAAFGRFTVGGGFRLAEGEQRVVPFSVTLPWETPVTELHGQRLGVVLGVRTELSVAGAKDKGDLDQLNVTPLPVQEAVLEALGGLGFGFRTADLEYGRIGGTGQQLPFYQEIELVPSPRYAHQVNEIELTFLASPGGMEVVLEADKRGGFLSPGHDALTRFTVSHDGVEHQDWPTVVDGWIRQLVEHRASYDSPAAFGMGGHGHDGHHPDGHRSGPGMGTVVAAGAAGLAAGVVGGMVADEVVDEVGDFFEGEEEDEG, encoded by the coding sequence ATGGTGTTCAAACGACTGCTCGGCGCGCTCGGCGTCGGCGGCCCCACGGTCGACACGGTCCTCGACCCGGCTCCCGTCCGGCCCGGCGGCACGCTCACCGGTGAGGTCCGACTGGAGGGCGGCAAAGCCGACTTCGACATCGAACACATCACCCTGGAGCTCGTGGCCCGGGTCGAGGCCGAGCACGAGGGCGGCGAGAGCGAGGGCGTCGCCGCCTTCGGCCGCTTCACCGTCGGCGGCGGCTTCCGGCTCGCCGAGGGCGAGCAGCGCGTCGTGCCGTTCAGCGTGACCCTGCCGTGGGAGACGCCGGTCACCGAGCTGCACGGCCAGCGCCTGGGCGTCGTCCTGGGCGTGCGCACCGAGTTGTCGGTGGCCGGCGCGAAGGACAAGGGCGACCTGGACCAGCTGAACGTCACGCCGCTGCCCGTGCAGGAGGCCGTGCTGGAAGCCCTCGGCGGGCTCGGGTTCGGATTCAGGACGGCCGACCTCGAGTACGGGCGCATCGGCGGCACCGGCCAGCAACTGCCCTTCTACCAGGAGATCGAGCTCGTCCCGTCACCCCGGTACGCGCACCAGGTCAACGAGATCGAGCTGACGTTCCTGGCGAGCCCCGGCGGCATGGAGGTCGTGCTGGAGGCGGACAAGCGCGGCGGCTTCCTGTCGCCCGGCCACGACGCGCTGACCCGTTTCACCGTCTCCCACGACGGAGTCGAGCACCAGGACTGGCCCACGGTCGTCGACGGCTGGATCCGGCAACTGGTCGAGCACCGGGCCTCGTACGACTCCCCCGCCGCATTCGGCATGGGCGGCCACGGGCATGACGGGCACCACCCTGACGGCCACCGCTCGGGCCCCGGCATGGGGACGGTCGTCGCGGCGGGCGCGGCCGGGCTCGCGGCCGGGGTCGTCGGCGGCATGGTCGCGGACGAAGTGGTCGACGAGGTCGGGGACTTCTTCGAGGGCGAGGAGGAGGACGAGGGCTGA
- a CDS encoding LacI family DNA-binding transcriptional regulator, producing MNVTGHTRRPASIRDVATAAGVSYQTVSRVINGHPSVRPSTRERVLAAIEELGFRRNATALALASGRSRAVTVLTANTTHYGYASILQGIEEAARAASYAVGIGVLESAEDAAVAAEVQRAADAGGGIVVIAYDPAGVRALEAVPAGLPVVGVVETPASPPGGDRPWVWTDDREAAYQATRHLLSLGHETVHYVAIPSSTRRTSARTSGWRQALKEAGAPEPRPVQSSWGPAGGHAAGLKLAEDQSVSAILCGNDDLALGVLRALHETGRSVPGEVSVAGFDDAPHSAFLTPSLTTVRLDFTGLGRSAFALLHGVLEESAPVAPHPVSVPELVVRESSGPPPADA from the coding sequence ATGAATGTGACCGGTCACACAAGGCGCCCGGCGAGCATCAGGGACGTCGCGACCGCCGCGGGGGTCTCGTACCAGACGGTCTCGCGGGTGATCAACGGCCATCCCAGCGTCCGGCCGTCCACCCGGGAGCGGGTGCTCGCCGCCATCGAGGAACTGGGCTTCCGCCGCAACGCGACCGCCCTCGCCCTGGCCAGCGGGCGCAGCCGGGCCGTGACCGTGCTCACCGCGAACACCACCCACTACGGCTACGCCTCGATCCTCCAGGGCATCGAGGAGGCCGCCCGCGCGGCGTCGTACGCGGTCGGGATCGGGGTCCTGGAATCCGCCGAGGACGCGGCCGTCGCCGCCGAGGTGCAGCGCGCGGCGGACGCGGGCGGCGGGATCGTCGTGATCGCATACGACCCGGCCGGTGTCCGGGCACTGGAAGCCGTACCCGCCGGGCTGCCGGTCGTGGGCGTGGTCGAGACCCCGGCGAGTCCGCCCGGCGGCGACCGCCCGTGGGTGTGGACGGACGACCGTGAGGCCGCCTACCAGGCCACCCGCCATCTGCTCTCCCTCGGCCATGAGACCGTGCACTACGTGGCGATCCCGTCCAGCACCCGCCGCACCAGCGCCCGCACCAGCGGCTGGCGGCAGGCGCTGAAGGAGGCCGGCGCCCCGGAACCCCGCCCCGTGCAGAGCAGTTGGGGGCCGGCGGGCGGTCACGCGGCCGGGCTGAAGCTGGCGGAGGACCAGTCCGTCAGCGCGATCCTGTGCGGCAACGACGACCTCGCGCTCGGTGTCCTGCGCGCCCTGCACGAGACCGGCCGCTCGGTGCCGGGCGAGGTCAGCGTGGCCGGTTTCGACGACGCCCCGCACTCCGCCTTCCTCACCCCGTCCCTGACGACCGTACGCCTGGACTTCACCGGCCTCGGACGGTCCGCGTTCGCCCTGCTGCACGGCGTGCTGGAGGAGTCCGCGCCGGTCGCCCCGCACCCCGTGTCCGTACCGGAACTGGTGGTGCGGGAGAGCTCGGGGCCGCCGCCCGCCGACGCCTGA
- a CDS encoding carbohydrate ABC transporter permease → MTIAALAVGVPLWLVAVTSAKPQAEAIKPNLDLPRQWQPASNYADAVSQGEMLRGFLNSLLVVVPSVVLVLILGAGAAWVFARRTSKLVSAAYALCISGLLLPPAVITIVMELRQLGLSNTRPGMIAVYTGMYLSTSIFFMTGFIRAIPMELEEAARMDGASPSRIFWRIVLPLLRPVIATATIMVMLYAWSDIFYAFFVLGGGDRATLPLNLYQVASAQLYLNNWHLVFAYVVVMSLPMVAVFLVGQRKIVSGITSGAVK, encoded by the coding sequence GTGACCATCGCTGCCCTCGCCGTCGGCGTGCCGCTGTGGCTGGTCGCCGTCACCTCGGCCAAGCCGCAGGCCGAGGCGATCAAGCCGAACCTGGACCTGCCCCGGCAGTGGCAGCCCGCGAGCAACTACGCGGACGCCGTCAGCCAGGGCGAGATGCTGCGCGGCTTCCTCAACTCGCTGCTGGTCGTGGTGCCTTCGGTGGTCCTGGTGCTGATCCTGGGCGCGGGCGCCGCCTGGGTCTTCGCCCGCCGCACGTCGAAGCTGGTCTCGGCGGCGTACGCGCTGTGCATCAGCGGACTGCTGCTGCCGCCCGCCGTCATCACCATCGTGATGGAGCTGCGGCAACTGGGGCTTTCGAACACCCGCCCCGGCATGATCGCCGTCTACACCGGGATGTACCTGTCGACGTCGATCTTCTTCATGACCGGCTTCATCCGCGCCATCCCCATGGAACTGGAGGAGGCGGCCCGGATGGACGGGGCGAGCCCGTCACGCATCTTCTGGCGGATCGTCCTGCCGCTGCTCCGGCCGGTGATCGCCACCGCGACGATCATGGTGATGCTCTACGCCTGGAGCGACATCTTCTACGCGTTCTTCGTCCTCGGCGGCGGAGACCGGGCGACCTTGCCGCTCAACCTCTACCAGGTCGCCAGCGCCCAGCTCTACCTCAACAACTGGCATCTCGTCTTCGCGTACGTCGTGGTGATGAGCCTGCCCATGGTCGCCGTGTTCCTCGTCGGCCAGCGAAAGATCGTGTCCGGAATCACCAGTGGAGCCGTGAAGTGA